One genomic window of Methanosalsum zhilinae DSM 4017 includes the following:
- a CDS encoding type II secretion system F family protein, translated as MISLALTFPIAFLIIAVPFAINAEHLYTTSDMVTFLDDKIVLAAYITIVPLAVFHEIKSRRMKKFEKNLPDFLKKLASANETGMTLKDSIKMIVKSNPKSMGGEINRIWNDIIWGISINDAMIRFANRTKTRLVARSVTLITKAVESSSDIGEVLMVAARDASSEQSMKDERSMGMMIYIVIIYIAFFVFVGVIYVVSTTFLAEMAAAGEKMAATGNQAGFLGTFDLDSYIQLFKHAAIIQGFSSGLMAGAMGEGSVMSGLKHAIVMMTIGYLLFTMFM; from the coding sequence ATGATCTCCCTTGCATTGACATTCCCTATTGCATTTCTTATCATTGCAGTTCCCTTTGCAATTAATGCAGAACATCTGTACACAACTTCTGACATGGTTACTTTTCTGGACGATAAGATAGTTCTGGCAGCATACATAACAATTGTTCCGCTGGCAGTATTTCATGAAATAAAATCAAGGCGAATGAAAAAATTTGAGAAAAATCTTCCTGATTTTTTAAAAAAGCTGGCAAGTGCTAATGAAACAGGAATGACATTGAAAGATTCAATCAAAATGATAGTAAAATCAAATCCAAAGAGTATGGGAGGTGAGATCAACAGAATCTGGAATGACATTATCTGGGGTATAAGTATAAATGATGCAATGATAAGATTTGCCAACAGAACAAAAACACGGCTTGTTGCACGTTCAGTAACTCTTATTACAAAGGCAGTGGAATCCAGTAGTGATATAGGAGAAGTGCTTATGGTAGCAGCCCGGGATGCTTCATCAGAACAGAGTATGAAGGATGAAAGATCCATGGGCATGATGATCTATATAGTTATTATTTATATTGCATTCTTTGTATTTGTTGGAGTCATTTATGTAGTTTCTACAACCTTTCTTGCAGAAATGGCAGCAGCTGGTGAAAAAATGGCAGCTACAGGTAATCAGGCAGGATTCCTTGGTACGTTTGATCTTGACTCCTACATCCAGTTGTTCAAGCACGCAGCTATCATACAGGGATTCAGTTCAGGTCTCATGGCAGGGGCTATGGGAGAAGGTAGTGTTATGTCCGGGCTCAAGCATGCAATTGTTATGATGACAATTGGATATCTTCTGTTCACAATGTTTATGTAA
- the rnhB gene encoding ribonuclease HII, whose product MTIIAGIDEAGKGPVIGPMCIAGVAIDESKLNTIKNLKVRDSKTVTASKRKEFAYQIKKYSDDWYIFEISPQQIDELRKVMTMNQIMVHGFLKVLNKLRPDKAYVDSVDVNSERFGSTLKIKYSESNPGAKQIEIISKHRADSIYPIVSAASIIAKVRRDELIEKIKKEMGIDFGSGYPSDPKTKKFLEEWICENDSFPEFVRHSWKTCDNLIKKHK is encoded by the coding sequence ATGACAATAATTGCAGGAATTGATGAAGCTGGTAAAGGGCCTGTCATAGGTCCTATGTGTATTGCAGGAGTGGCTATTGATGAAAGCAAACTGAATACCATAAAAAATCTCAAGGTACGCGATTCAAAAACTGTCACTGCAAGCAAAAGAAAAGAGTTCGCATATCAGATAAAAAAGTATTCAGATGACTGGTATATTTTTGAAATAAGTCCGCAGCAGATAGATGAACTGAGAAAGGTTATGACAATGAATCAGATTATGGTTCATGGCTTCCTGAAGGTCCTGAATAAGTTGAGGCCTGATAAGGCCTATGTGGACTCCGTTGATGTAAACTCTGAAAGGTTTGGATCGACACTCAAAATAAAATATTCAGAAAGCAATCCAGGAGCAAAGCAGATAGAGATCATATCAAAACACAGGGCTGACAGCATCTATCCAATCGTTTCAGCTGCTTCAATAATAGCAAAGGTCAGAAGAGATGAACTTATCGAAAAAATCAAAAAGGAAATGGGTATAGATTTTGGAAGTGGTTATCCTTCAGATCCAAAAACAAAAAAGTTTCTTGAAGAGTGGATTTGCGAGAATGATTCATTTCCAGAGTTTGTACGTCATTCCTGGAAAACATGTGATAACTTAATTAAGAAACATAAATAA